ACGGTGTTTTTCTTCATCGGGGCCGGCATCTCCGGGCTCGTCGGCGGCGATCCGTTCACGTCGTCGCTACCGTACCTCGCCGACGACGCCAGCGGATACATCGGCTGGCTGTACGGCGCGGTCTTCGCCATGACGGCAGCGACCATCGTGTCGGGCGCGGTCGCCGGCCGGGCGCGACTCCGCGCGTACATCACCTACACGTTCCTGCTGGCGGCGATCATCTACCCCGTCGTCACGGGAATCACCTGGGCGGGCGCGTACATCCAGATCGGCGAGGCCGGGTTCCACGACTTCGCCGGCGGGATGATCGTCCACGGGGTGGGCGGCATCGCTGGCCTCACTGCGGCGTGGATCCTCGGACCGCGCATGGATCGTTACAACGCTGACGGGTCGGCAAACGTCATCCCCGGCCACTCGCTGACCTTCGCCGTCCTCGGGACGCTGATGCTGGCCTTCGGCTGGTACGGGTTCAACGTCGGGACGGCCGCGGCGATGTACGAGACCGAAGCGGGGCTGATGGCGTACAACGGCGCAGTACTTGGACGAGTCGCGATGGGAACGACGATCGCCATGGCCGCCGGCGCGATGGGTGCCGGACTGGCCGCCTGGTACCGGACCGGCAAAGTCGACACGCTATACGTCGCGAACGGCCTGCTTGCCGGCCTCGTCGGCATCACGGCCATTCCCGACACGACCCACTACCTCGGTGCGCTGGCGATCGGCGGACTGGCGGGCGCACAGCTCCCGATCGTCTTCAGCTTCGTCGAGAAGCGCATGAAGATCGACGACGTCTGTGCGGTCTTCCCCGTCCACGGGAGTGCGGGAGTTCTCGGGACGCTGGCGTTCCCGTTCGTCCACTACGATCTGGGCGTCCCGCTCGCGGAAGCCGCGCTCACCCAGTTCGTCGGTGTCGTCGTGATCGCCGCCTGGACGGTCGGCGCGACGGCGGTCGTCTGGTACGCGCTGAAAGCTCTCGGACAGGCCCGTGTCACGCCCGAGCACGAACGCGAAGGGCTCGACATCTCCGAACACGGCGTCGATACCTACCCCGAGTTCGGTGACGAGGAAGGTGTCGTCGCCGACGGCGGCCGCGTCCGGACCGACGGCGGCGTCTGCTGCACCACGCGAGGTGATGACAAATGAGCGATACCGGGATCAAGATGGTCGTCGCGGTGATCCGCCCCGACAAACTCGGGGACGTGAAACAGGCGCTGGTCGAGGCCGACGCGCCCTCGCTAACGGTCACGAACGTGTCGGGCCGCGGCTCCCAGCCGGCAAAGAAGGGGCAGTGGCGCGGCGAGGAATACGTCGTCGACCTCCATCAGAAGGTCAAAATCGAGTGTGTCGTCGCCGACACGCCCGTCGACGACGTCGTCGAGGCGATCAAAGACGGCGCACACACCGGCGAGAAAGGCGACGGCAAAATCTTCGTCCTGCCGGTCGAGGACGCCGTCCAGATCCGAACCGGCGAGGAAGGTCCCAAAGCCGTCTGACCGATCGCGTGAGATGACACTGACTGACACTGACGAGCCGTTGAGCGATGACGACCGGGCAGTGCTCGACGCACGGATCCGGGACGCCCAGGCGGACGCCGAGGCCATCGCCGTCGAGACGGGCATCGCGGCCGACCGCGTCGAGGCGAAACTCGACCGCTTCGAAGACGCCGGCGTGATCGACGGCTACACGGCCCGTCTCGATTACGGCGCGCTGGGGTACGACGTGACGGCCCTGTTCCGGGTATCGGTCGCCGACGAGTCGGCGCTTGATCGGCTCCGCGACCAGTCCCGAGTCGTCGCACTCTATGCGGTGACCGGCGGTGACGACGCCGTCGCGATCGGGAAGTTCGAGGACACCGACGCGCTCAACGCGGTCGCCACCGAACTGCTGACCGACGACGCCGTCCGCTCGCTGACCGTCACCGTCGTGCGGGACGTCCTCCGGGAGTTCGAACCGACGATCCCCGACGACGGACCGTCCTGACACTGCCGGCGATACCATTTGATTCGGCACGACTCTGTGCCGAATGCCTTTCCCGGCGTGCAGCCGACAGTATGACTTCACGAGTCGGCTGTTGTCACCGCATGACCCTGGGCTGGACTGTTCGCGGATAACACCGCTCACGAGTCCACTGTTGTCACCGCATGACTCCTGGCTGGACTGTTCGCGCATGAACGCGCTCGTGAGTCGGCCGTCGTCACCGCATGACTCCCGGCTGGACTGTTCGCGGATAAAACCGCTCGCGAGTCGGCCGTCGTCACCACATGACTCCCGGCTGGACTGTTCGCGGATAAAACCGCTCGCGAGTCGGCCGTCGTCACCACATGACTCCCGGCTGGACTGTTCGCGGATAAAACCGCTCGCGAGTCGGCCGTCGTCACCACATGACTCCTGGCTGGACGACTCGCGCATGAACGCGCTCGTGAGTCGGCCGTCGTCACCACATGACTCCTGGCTGGACTGTTCGCGGATAAAACCGCTCACGAGTCGGCCGTCGTCACGGATGCCGAAAAAACACTCCCGCCTATCGGCGGAACGGCGTCACTGCCATTCAGTATACCCGCACTTCCCACAGTGGAGCCGGTCGCCGTGATCGGCCAGGAACGCGTCGCCACACCGGGGACACTGTTCGCGGTCGGTCGTCCCGTCCTCGCCGTACAGTTCGTAGTGCGCCATCTATGCCTCCTCCGCGGCGGTTTCCTCGCCATCGGTGGCGATTTTGTTCCGTTCGAGCATGTGCTCCTGTTCGACATCGAGGGCGGCCTCGGGGTCGTCGTAGACCTTGGCGTAGCCGACGGTCTTTCGCATCCCGAACTTCGTGTCGAGCTTGTGGACGACGACCTCTTCGGCATCCTTGTTCAGCTTGGCCGCGAGCGAGTCCCGGACCGACAGCCGCGAGGGCGTCGCGTCCTCGTGGGTCATCTCGAACCGGATGTCCGTCCTGTGCAACATGGGGTTTTCCGTCTCTTCGATAATGTCGACGTCCATAGTTCGTTGCCCGTAACTTCCCTCCGAAATACCTAAAAGGATTTCGAAGCGGCAGACGACCGACGCGCGCCCAAACACCCAAGTGTCGTGGCAACGAATAACAATATATGCCGGGAGCCTGGGTCTGGATCCTGGTGTACGTGCTGGCGTTCGCCCTGTTCCAGCTGTTGCTGTATCGCTATCTGCAGGGCCAAGAGCGGCCGCCGTTCGAGCAGGCGACGCCGGACTACGGTGACACCGAACGAGCGCGCCCCCGGACTGCCGTCGCCGGCGTTGAGACCGACGACGGGGAGATGATTCGCTGTCCCCGGTGTGGGACCTACAACGAGCGCGATCCGGCCTACACCTACTGCAAGGAGTGCGTCCAGCGACTGCAGTGACGGGGCCTCGCCTCGGGCTGTCCGGGGCCAGTATGGAGCGCGTGCTGGGTCGACTCCCCTCAGATTCCCTTGCTCATCAGGTGGCTCCGGAGCACGTCCGACTCCCGGTTTCCCGCCGCGGGGTTGACGAGCACGACCGTCTCGTCCTCGTCGAAGACGCCCCGCTCGGCCAGTTCGATCGCGCCGCTCGCGGCCGCTCCGCCGGCCGTTCCGACCTCGACGCCCGCCGTCTGTGCGACCTCGACGGCCGCTTCCAGGATCGACGAATCCGGTCTCGCGAGAGCCGAGCCGCCGCTCTCGCGGACGGCCTCGAGCACGAGTCGACTCGCGGGCGGGTCCGCGATTTCGAGCCCCCCGCAGATCGTATCGGGGTGTTCGACCGGTTCGTGCTCGGTACGGTCGTTCTCGAACGCCTCGGCGATCGGCCCACAGCCGTCCGGCTGGACGGCGTGGAGTGCCGGTACGGCGTCGATCCAGCCCAGGTCGTCGAGTTCGCTGGCGGCCCGGGCCAGTCCGACGAGGCCGACGCCGCTCCCGGTCGGATGGACGACGTGATCGGGACCGCCCCAGTCCAGCCGTTCGGCGATTTCGTAGAGAGTCGTCTTCGCGCCTTCCTGTCGGTAGGGCGTCTCGAACGCCGCGAGCGAGTACCACGACGTTCCGGATCTGGCGTCCTCGAACGCGGTGACGGCGTCGTCGAACCGCCCGCCGACGACGGACAGCTCGCCGCCGTGGACGTTGGTCATCGCCTTGGCGTCGAAGCCCGCTCGCGACGGGACGAACACCTCGGCGTCGAGGCCGGCGCGGGCGGCGTAAGCGCTGGTGGCCTGTGCGGCGTTGCCGGTGGAGGGCAGCGCGACCGTCGTCGCGCCGTGCTGTTTCGCGGCGGTCACCGCGAGTGCCGCACCGCGGTCGGCGATCGACCCCGTCGGGTTCGCGCCCTCGTCTTTGATCAGGACGCGCTCGACGCCCAGTCGCCGTGCCCAGCCGGGCGCGTCCACAAGCGGCGTCGTTCCCTCTCCCAACGTGACGAGCGTCTCCCGGGGGAACGGCAAGACGCCGGCGTAGCGGGCAAGTCCGTCGAGGGGTTGTGCCGGCAGTGCCTCGCGGTCGAGGTCGACCGTCGAGTGGTC
This window of the Halapricum desulfuricans genome carries:
- a CDS encoding ammonium transporter, producing the protein MIEAIPLQVEPSAITDAVNNTWILTVSFLIFFMHAGFAMLEAGQVRAKNVANQLTKNLLTWSVGVTVFFFIGAGISGLVGGDPFTSSLPYLADDASGYIGWLYGAVFAMTAATIVSGAVAGRARLRAYITYTFLLAAIIYPVVTGITWAGAYIQIGEAGFHDFAGGMIVHGVGGIAGLTAAWILGPRMDRYNADGSANVIPGHSLTFAVLGTLMLAFGWYGFNVGTAAAMYETEAGLMAYNGAVLGRVAMGTTIAMAAGAMGAGLAAWYRTGKVDTLYVANGLLAGLVGITAIPDTTHYLGALAIGGLAGAQLPIVFSFVEKRMKIDDVCAVFPVHGSAGVLGTLAFPFVHYDLGVPLAEAALTQFVGVVVIAAWTVGATAVVWYALKALGQARVTPEHEREGLDISEHGVDTYPEFGDEEGVVADGGRVRTDGGVCCTTRGDDK
- a CDS encoding P-II family nitrogen regulator gives rise to the protein MSDTGIKMVVAVIRPDKLGDVKQALVEADAPSLTVTNVSGRGSQPAKKGQWRGEEYVVDLHQKVKIECVVADTPVDDVVEAIKDGAHTGEKGDGKIFVLPVEDAVQIRTGEEGPKAV
- a CDS encoding Lrp/AsnC family transcriptional regulator is translated as MTLTDTDEPLSDDDRAVLDARIRDAQADAEAIAVETGIAADRVEAKLDRFEDAGVIDGYTARLDYGALGYDVTALFRVSVADESALDRLRDQSRVVALYAVTGGDDAVAIGKFEDTDALNAVATELLTDDAVRSLTVTVVRDVLREFEPTIPDDGPS
- a CDS encoding 30S ribosomal protein S27ae translates to MAHYELYGEDGTTDREQCPRCGDAFLADHGDRLHCGKCGYTEWQ
- a CDS encoding 30S ribosomal protein S24e, which encodes MDVDIIEETENPMLHRTDIRFEMTHEDATPSRLSVRDSLAAKLNKDAEEVVVHKLDTKFGMRKTVGYAKVYDDPEAALDVEQEHMLERNKIATDGEETAAEEA
- a CDS encoding DUF7577 domain-containing protein; this encodes MPGAWVWILVYVLAFALFQLLLYRYLQGQERPPFEQATPDYGDTERARPRTAVAGVETDDGEMIRCPRCGTYNERDPAYTYCKECVQRLQ
- a CDS encoding threonine synthase, translated to METTAACRGLRCTDCGARHDLETTRRCPDCGGVLEVTYDHSTVDLDREALPAQPLDGLARYAGVLPFPRETLVTLGEGTTPLVDAPGWARRLGVERVLIKDEGANPTGSIADRGAALAVTAAKQHGATTVALPSTGNAAQATSAYAARAGLDAEVFVPSRAGFDAKAMTNVHGGELSVVGGRFDDAVTAFEDARSGTSWYSLAAFETPYRQEGAKTTLYEIAERLDWGGPDHVVHPTGSGVGLVGLARAASELDDLGWIDAVPALHAVQPDGCGPIAEAFENDRTEHEPVEHPDTICGGLEIADPPASRLVLEAVRESGGSALARPDSSILEAAVEVAQTAGVEVGTAGGAAASGAIELAERGVFDEDETVVLVNPAAGNRESDVLRSHLMSKGI